In Pseudomonas grandcourensis, the DNA window CCTTGCTGCACCGCTCCTCGGATCAACATGACTGGCAGGTCTGGCTGTCAGCCCACGGCGGCAAGTCGTTGCATGATTATCGGCACATCCCCTTCAACCTCGACGAACTGGCGCTCGATGCCGCCGCCCGGGGCCTGGGCGTGGCGATGACCGACACGACCCTGGCGAGAGAGTCGATTCAACGAGGCGAACTGGTGATTCCGTTTGGTGAGCCGTTGAAGAACCGGGGGATTTACTCGTTGTGCCTGCAACCTTCGGCGGCCGCGCATCCGGCCTGCGCACCGGTCATGCAGTGTTTCACCGCGCAAACCACTGCATGACCCTGTGGGAGTTGGGCATTCGCAGGACTCAATCATCCTCATGCAACTTGATGCCGCGTTTATGCAGCACATGGGGCACCACCAGCACCAACAGCGTCAGGGCCAGAAAGAACGCCGAGATCGGTTGCGTAAGGAACACCGTCCAGTCGCCCTGGCTGATGGACAAGGCATTGCGCAGCTGTTTCTCCGCCATCGGCCCCAGCAGCATGCCGACGATCACCGGGGCGACGGGGAAGTCGAAACGGCGCATCAGCACCCCTCCCCAGCCAATGGCCAACATCAGGATCAGGTCGAAGGATGAGTGGCGCATGCCGTACACGCCGATGGTGGCGAACACCAGGATGCCGGCGTTCAGGTACGGCCGGGGGATTTGCAGCAGTTTGACCCACAGCCCCACCAGCGGCAGGTTCAACACCAGCAGAATCACGTTACCGATGTACAGCGAGGCCACCAGCGTCCAGACCAGTTCGGCGGAGGTTTCGAACAGCATCGGCCCCGGCTGCAGGTTGTAGTTCTGGAACGCCGCCAAGAGGATCGCAGCGGTAGCGGACGTCGGGATGCCAAGGGTCAGCAACGGCACCAGAGAGCCGGTCGCGCTGGCGTTGTTGGCCGCTTCCGGGCCGGCGACGCCTTCGATGGCGCCCTCGCCCTTGTTGGCGGAAAACTCCTTGGGGTACTTGCTGAGTTTGCGTTCGGTGGAATAGGACAAAAAGGTAGGAATCTCGGCGCCACCGGCCGGGATCGAGCCAAACGGAAAGCCGATCAGCGTGCCCCGCAGCCACGCAGGCACCGAGCGTTTCCAGTCGGCGCGGGTCATCCACAACGAGGTCAGGCGATGCCGGCCTTCGTTTGATTCGGTTTGATAGAGCAGGCTGTACAAGGCCTCGCCCACCGCGAACAAACCGACCGCCACCAGCACCACTTCGATGCCGTCCACCAGTTCCGGCACGCCGAGGGTGTAGCGGGCAATGCCCGAGGTCGAGTCCAGGCCGATCAAACCGATGGTCAGCCCGACACCCAGCGAGGCAAACCCGCGCAGCATCGAAGCGCCGAGCACCGCCGACACGGTGGTGAACGACAGCACCAGGATCGCGAAATACTCGGTCGGGCCGAAATTCAGGGCCAGCCTGGCCACTATGGGCGCAAACAGCGTCAGCAGAATCGTGGCGATGGTGCCGGCGACGAACGAGCCGATCGCCGCCGTTGCCAGCGCCGGTCCGGCCCGGCCGTTGCGGGCCATCAGGTTGCCTTCCAGGGCCGTGACCATGGAGGACGACTCACCGGGCGTGTTGAGCAGGATCGAAGTGGTAGAGCCACCGAACTGCGCGCCGTAATAGATACCGGCGAACATGATCAGCGCGCCAGTGGGGTCGACCTTGGCGGTGATCGGCAACAGCAGGGCCACCGTCAGCGCCGGACCGATCCCCGGCAGCACGCCGATGGCGGTGCCGAGCAGGCAGCCGATGAATCCCCACATCAGATTGATCGGCGTCAGCGCCGAGGAAAACCCCATCGCCAGGCTCGAAAGAATGTCCACGGTATCAATCTCCTTTCAAAGCCAGATGTTGATCAGCGACGGCAGGGAAACCCCGAGCCCGGCGTTGAAAAGCCAGTAGATCGGCAGGGTCAAGGCAATGCCGATGGCCAGGTCCCGCAAAGGATGACGGCTGCCGAAACCCCGCGCCGAACAGGCAAACAGCAACCCGGCGGCGAGCACAAACCCGATCAGGTTGATCAGCACCGCCACCCCGACAAGCCCCGCCGTCACCCAGGCCGCACCGGCTTTTCCTCCGGGCACCGTGGCGGTGTCGTTTTCCAGTTCGCGAAAACCGCCGCTGACGGCCTGATACCCCAGCAACAGCCCCACTGCCCCCAGAAACGCCGCCACGACATAGGGATAGACGTACGCCGGGAGGATCACGAAACCCATTTCCGGCGGAAACCGGTGGGCGCCAATCGCCAATACGACGCTGATGGCGATCAGGCCGATGCCGACCGCCAATTGCGTCGGCACCACTGCGCGCTGTGTGCTCATCTCAAAGCAGCCCGACCTTGACCAGCATGGCGTGCAACCGCACGTGTTCTTCTTCGACGAATTTGCCGAACTCATCGCCGGTCAGCACGCTGGGCGTCCAGGCGTTGGTCTGGATATTGTCCTGCCAGACCTTGCTGTTGGTGGCGGCCACGACCGCGTCGATCACCTCTTTACGCTGCTCTGGGGTGAGGCCGGCTGCACCGTAAACGCCGCGCCAGTTGCCGATCGTCACGTCATAGCCGCTCTCTTTGAGGGTCGGTGCATCAATGCCGGGAACCCGCTCCGGCGCGCCGATGGCCAGGACACGGAACTGACCGGTCTTGATGTATTGACCCAGCTCGGCGTAACCGCCGGTAATCACCTTGAGCTGGCCACCCAGCGCCTGGGCAACCACCTCGCCGCCGCCGCCAAAGGCCACGTAGTTGACCTTGTTGACCGGCACGTCCAGCTTGCCCGCCAGTTCGGCGATGCCGATGTGATCCACCGAGCCCTTGGAGCCGCCGCCCCAGGTGATGCTCGTCGGGTTGGCCTTGAAGGCCTTGATCAGGTCATCGAGGGTCTTGTATTCAGACTCCTTGCGCACGGCGATCACGTTGTACTCGGTGAACAGCCGGGCAATGGGCGTCACATCCTTCAGGCTGATCTGCGGTTTGTTCTGTTCGATACCCGCGACCATGATCGCGCCGACCACCAGCAGCGCATTCGGATCGCCCTTGGTGCTGTTGGCAAATTGCGCCAGCCCCAGGGTCCCGCCCGCCCCGCCCTTGTTCTCGAAGGTCACGGCCTTGGCCGTATTGGCTTCGACCATGGCCTTGCCCAGCACCCGGGCGGTCTGGTCGTAACCACCGCCCACCGAGCCCGGGGCCATGAATTTCACGGTATCCAGCGCGAAGGCTGGTGCGACGAGCACGGCAGCGGTCAAACCGGCGGCCATGCAACGACTGAAACGACTGAAACGACTGAAACGACGGATCAAAGCAGACATTGGCATCTCCTGATTGCATTGTTTTTATAGGTGCCGTTTGCCCATCGAGGTGTTCGATGAACAGGGGCCTGCAAACAAGCTTAGGCCATGGATCCCGGGTTGATCTGTTTTGCTCAAACCACCCGCCAAAGGCGCCGCATGCCCATTTTGCAGGCGCTCCCACAGGGGTTACGCCCGGGGCACTTCCGACAAAACATCGCTCCAGGGTGCGTGTCATGGCCTAACCTCATTGGCTAAGTGACCAACAACCCGTCGAGCTCACCGATGCGCAATGTCTTGAAGTCCATGATTCACGTCGCCTTCGCGGTTCTGGCGGCAAGCCCGGGATGGCTGTTGGCGGGGGACATGGCCGACACTCCTGCTCCTGCTGCTCTTGCCCCCGCTCCCGCCCCCGCTGCCCCGATCATCAGCATCTCCGACAGCGAATTGCTGGGGGTGCAAAACCAGCTCAACAGCCTCAAGCAGCAGGTTTCCCTGGCCACCAATTACACCCAGCTGGAAAGCGCACAGGACCTGGTGCAAGTACTGACTCAGGACATTGAACGCCTGTCCACATCGCTGTTGCCTGGACAGGCGCAACTGCAGGCGCAACTCAACGTGCTGGGGCCAGTGCCGCTAGACGAGAACGCGCAGGTGACGACTGCCATTGCCTCCCAACGAGACGCCCTCGGCGAGCAAAAAGACAAGATCGACAGCCAACTCAAAACCCTGGCCGCGCTTAAAGTAAGTGCCGGCGAGCTGATCACGCAGATTGCCAGCATCCGGCGCAGCCTGCTGGAAGCGGAAGTGACCCAGCAGACCAGCAGTATCCTGAACCCGAGCTTCTGGTCGCCATTGTTCAATCTTCCGATTGATGACCGTCAACGCTTCAGCGCCCTTATCGAGCAGCTCGAGACCACGCACCGGGCCGCCTGGCAACCCGGACAACGCGGGATCACGGCCGCCCTGCTGATCCTGGCCCTGGCCGTCTGGACCATGGGGCGCAAGCTCGCCGGCCGGGCCCTGGCCTGGTTGTGCATCCATCGAATGCCTGAAGGCCGGTTGCGGCGCAGTTCCCTTGCACTGGCGTCGGTGGTGGCGACGGTGCTGACCGCCGGCATCGCCCTGCAACTGCTGCATTTTGCCGGGACCCGGCAACTGCCCTACACCCCCCTGCTGGCCGACCTGGCGCAGTATCTGGAGAAGCTGGCCTATACCTGCGTGCTGATCACCGGGCTGAGCCGCGCGCTGCTGTCGACCAAACATCCTTCATGGCGCCTGCCCGACATTGCCGATCCGGTGGCGCTGGCGATGGAGCCCTATCCGAGGTTGCTGGCCAGCCTGCTGCTGGTGCTGGTGACCCTGGTGCAGATGAGCAATGTCATCGGCATGAGCGCCGAAGTGGTGTTGTTCGGTCGGGGCGTCGTGGCCCTGGTCGCGGCACTGGTGATCGGTGCGCTGCTGTTGCGCGTCAGCAAGACGCGCAGAGACCTGATCATTGCCGGAGAAGCCCCCGAAGGCGTCACCACCTTCGCCGGTCTGATTTACACCTTCACCGGCGCTGCCGTGGTGGTGTCCCTGTTCGCCCTGTTGATCGGCTACGTGACGATGGCCCGGTTCATCACCTATGAAATGGTCTGGATATTCATCATCTGCGCCGGTTTCTACCTGCTCGCACAGGTCTACCAGGACACCTGCGACTATGTTTTTTCACCCCGGCAACCCACCGGCAAGGCGATCAAGCAACTTCTGGGCATCGGCAATCCACGGCTGGAGCAGATCTGCACCGTCATGTCGGGGGCTGGCCGCGCCATCCTGATGCTGATCGGCGTCATTGCCCTGTTTGTCGGCGGCGTGGGGACGACCCTCGGGCAACTGGTCACCGGCACCGTGGCCATACTCGGCGGCGAAGGGCTGCGCAAACTCAACATCGTCCCGGACAACCTGCTCAATGCCGTCCTCGCCCTGGTGATCGGCATCTACCTGATTCGCTCCTTTCGACGCTGGCTGGATAACGAATTCCTGCCCAAAACCGAGATGGACCCGGGCATGTGCGCCTCGCTCAGCACCCTGTTTGCCAACATCGGTTACGCGTCCGTGGTGCTGCTCACGCTGTCGTCGCTGGGGGTCAAGTGGACCAACCTGGCCTGGATTGTCAGTGCCTTGTCGGTGGGTATCGGCTTTGGCCTTCAGGAGATCGTGAAGAACTTCATCTCCGGCCTGATCCTGCTGACCGAGCGCCCGGTGAAAGTCGGCGACCTGATCAGCATCAGTGGCGTCGAAGGCGACATCCGCCGGATCAACGTGCGGGCCACGGAGATACAACTGGCCGACCGCTCGATCATGATCGTGCCCAACTCCCATCTGATTTCGCAGAACCTGCGCAACGTCACCCTCGGAGGCAGCGCCCAGGGCGTGGTGACGCTCGAACTGATGTTCCCGCTGGACATCGACCCGGAGGAAGTACAGAACCTGCTGTACGACACCTTCACCGAACACGAATCCATTCTCGATAAACCGGTGCCCTATTTGCGCTTCAGTCAGCTGAAGCCTGAAGGCATCACATTGACCATCACCGGCTATGTCAGCAGCCCACGCACAGTCAGCGCGATCAAAAGCGAGCTGCTGTTTGAAGTTCTCAAGCGACTGGGGGCCGCCGGGATTGAACTGGCGAAACCACCACCTACCGCGTAACACCAATCCGTAGGAGCTGCCGAAGGCTGCGATCTTTTGATCTGATTTTTAAACCAGAATCAAAAGATCGCAGCCTCGTTGCACTCGACAGCTCCTACAGGTTGATCAATGGGCGATGCACACCGACTTGAGCTCGGTGTAAGCCTCGATCACCGCACGGCCGAACTCACGGCCCATGCCCGATTGCTTGACGCCACCGAACGGCATCGCCGGGTCGAGCAGCACGTGGGCGTTGACCCACACCGTACCGGCTTCGATGCGTGGCACCAGGTTCATGGCTTTGCCCAGGTCGTTGGTCCACAGGCTGGCGGCCAGGCCGTAGCGGTTGTCGTTGGCCAGTTCGATCACGGCGTCTTCGTCGTCGAACGGCATCACACCCAATACCGGGCCGAACACTTCTTCACGGGCCACGGCCATGCTGTGGTCGATGTCCGCCAGAATGGTCGGCTGCACGAAGAAACCGTCGCCTTCCAGCAACTCGCCGCCAGTCACCACCCGCGCACCTTGCTGGCGGGCCAGTTCGATGTGCTTGAGCACGCTCTGCTGTTGCTTGCGCGACACCAGCGGGTTGATGGCCGCTTCGCAATTCATGCCGGCGCCAATCGGCATCGAGGAGACGACGGCAGCCAGGGCTTCGACGAATTGGTCGTGGATAGAGCGGTGCACGTAGAAGCGCGAGGCCGCTGCGCAGACCTGGCCGTTGTTCAGCAAGCCGCCGAGGATCGCACCCTGCACGGCTTTTTCGATGTCGGCATCGGCGAGCACGATCATCGGGTTCTTGCCGCCCAGTTCCAGGGAGAAGCGCGTCATGTTTTCCATGCACGCCACGCCGACGCTCTTGCCCACGGCGGTGGAACCGGTGAACGATACTTTGCTCACCAGAGGATGCTTAGTCAGCACGCCGCCAACGGAGGCGCCGCCACCGGTGACCACGTTGAACACGCCGGCCGGGATGCCGGCTTCCAGCGCCAATTCGGCCAGGCGCATGGCGGTCAGCGGTGTTTCCATCGCCGGCTTGATGATCACCGTGCAACCGGTGGCCAGGGCTGGCATCAGCTTCCAGGCGGCGATCAGCAGCGGGAAGTTCCACGGCACGATGCCGACCACGACACCGACCGGCTCACGCTTGGTGAACGCGGTGAACTTGGCACCTGGTGGCAGCGGGATCGACACATCGAAGGTCTGGCCTTCGATCTTGGTCGCCCAGCCGGACATGTAGCGCATGAATTCCACGGTGGCGTTCAAGTCCAGCGCGCGGGCCATGTTGATCGACTTGCCCTGGCTCAGGGTTTCCAGCTGGGCCAGTTCTTCGGCGTGCTCTTCGACCAGGCGGGTGAAGTTCAGCAGGATGCGTTCACGGTCCGCCGGGCGCAGGCTCGACCACACACCGGACTTGAACGCCTTGTGGGACGACTGCACGGCGCGCTCGACGAGTTCCAGCGGCGCATCCAGGGTTTCGCACAGGGTTTGCCCGGTGGCCGGGTTGACCACGGCGATGCGGTCACCCTCGGCAAGCACCCACTGGCCATCGATGAAGCAGCCGTGGCGACGTTCGAGGAATGCAGCAACCTGGGGCAGGATTTCAACGTTGCTCATAATTCACCTTTCATTCAGACGAGTTGTTCAGGCGCAATTGCGGCCTGATCAGTGTTGTTCTTTGAGGAAGCACGCGACCGCCTGGCGGTCGTCGGCGGAAGCCAGGCCCATGTAGGGCATGTAGGTGCCCGGCACGAAGGCCTGGGGCTGGGTGATCAGTTGCGTGATGTTCTCGGCCTGCCAGTCGACGTCTTTGTCGCGCATGGCCTGGGAGTAGCTGAAGCCCGCCAGCGAGCCGGACTTGCGTCCATACACACCGAACAGGTTCGGCCCCATCATGCCGGTCGTGCCCTTGGTCACCGCGTGGCAGACGCTGCACTCGGTGGCAAACACTTCGCCACCACGGCGCGTGTCCGGGGCGCACTCGGCGGCGGACACCGCCTGGGCCAGGGTGAAGGACAACAAACCGATCAGGGGCAAACGCAGCGAAGTGAACATAGGAAAACGACCTTGAAAATCCACGCGCCCGCCAGCAGGCGAACGCCAACACTAAAAATGCCGAGGCAACGGTGCTTCGGCAGGTTGGTAGGGATTGTCGGTGGTCGCCGGCACGCAGGTTTTGCCCTGCGTGCCAGTTGTGTTGGCCGGGCTGCCAAACCGGGCAATCTGGCATGCACAACCAACTAATTGGCAAACAGGGAAAAGGGCAAGCAATGGCCGCGCCTTAGTATCCGGACAGACCGCAAACCTGCGCTCAAGAACAAGAACGGATGCCACACCATGCTCAAGTCCCCCTTGCTTCGTCTCTCGACGCTCGCGCTGATGATCAGTGCCGGCAATGCCGGTGCCTATGAACTCTACGCCGATGACGACAGCCACCTGAACGCTACCCTCGAAGCCGTGTTCGGCATTTTCCATAGCCAGGAAAACTACGCCCTGTCCGGCCGCCTCAGTGAAGGCAGCTCGTCGTGGCGCGAGGGCTACATCAAATACGGCTTGAGCTTCGATCAAGGCCTGGGCGGTGTGGGCACCGCGTACGGCGCGGGCAACATGCTCAGCTCCGGCACCTGGGGTGACGGCGATGCCGCCGGTTTCAGCGATGGCTCCGAACGCACCACCAAGTTCGAAGATGCCTACCTCGGCTGGCGCTCGGCCGACCTGTTCAGCGCACTGGGCAAGGACGGCGTCGACCTGTCCTTCGGCCGTCAGAACATCGTGGTCGGTGATGGTTTCCTGATCGACGGCGACGCGCTGAACATGGGCAAAGGCCTGGCCGACGGCGAGTTCAACCGTGGCGGCGCCTACTACCTGGCGGCGCGCAAAGCCTTCGACGAAACCGCCGTATTGCGTCTGGGCGGCAAGGAAGGCTGGCGCAGCGACCTGATGTGGCTCAAATCCGACAACCGCGCCCAGGCCAAGACCGAAATGTACGTCGGTACCCTGGAGCACGTGGCCGAGGCCGGCACGGTCGGCCTGACCTTCATCAAGACCACCGACATCGACGAACAATACGCCTCGCCGATCCAGCTTGAACGCGACGGCATGAAGACCTACAGCCTGCGTGCAGCGGGCAACGCCGGGGTGAAAGACCTGTTCCTGTCCGGTGAATACGCCAAGCAGGACAAGCCACACACCACCAGCGAAGACGCCTGGTACCTGGAAGCCGGCTGGACCTTCTCCGACGCGGTCTGGACACCTAGCGCCAGCTACCGCTACAGCCGCTTCTCGGAAGGCTACGACACTCTGTTCTACGGTTTCAGCCGTGGCTACGGCACCTGGTTCCAGGGTGAAGTGGCGGGCAACTACGCCGGACCGTTCAACAGCAACTCGCGCATCCAGAATGTCACGCTGAAGGTCTCGCCGCTGGAGAACCTCAACGTCGGCGCGATGTACTTCAACTACGACACCATCGACCGCAGCCTGGGCAACACCGATGGCCACGAAGTCGACCTGTACGCCGAATGGCACGTCAACGACCACCTGACCGTGATGCCGTTGGTGGGCATCTACCAACCGGACAAGAGCGCCGAAAACGGTGGTACCCAACTGGGTAACAACGACAAGAACGTCTACGCCCAGGTGGTGTTCGCCACCGGTTTCTGATTTTGGCCGAGGGCAACGACGTTGTCGTTGCCCTCGTGGAAGTTGAATCAGTTGGTGGGGAGCTTTCGTCGCTGAGATTTGTTGTGCCTGATACTCCGTCTTCGCGAGCAAGCCCGCTCCCACACTGGATTTTTGCCATACACAAATCTTGTGTTCACCAAAGATCCCTGTGGGAGCGGGCTTGCCCGCGAAGAGGCCATCACATCCAGCATCAATGCTGACTGACACTCCGCCATTGCGAGCAGGCTCGCTCCCACATTTGGATTTTTGCCTTACACAAGTCTTGCGTTCACCAAAGATCCCTGTGGGAGCGAGCCAGCCCGCGAAGAGGCCATTACATCCAGCATCGCTGCCGCCTGACACTCCGCCATCGCGAGCAGGCTCCCACATTTGGATTTTTGCCATACACAAATCTTGCGTTCACCAAAGATCCCTGTGGGAGCGAGCTTGCTCGCGATGAGGCCATCACATCCAACATCTCCACTGACAGACACTCCTCCATCGCGAGCAGGCTCGCTCCCACAGAGTTCTACGCCAGCCCACATAAATCTGGCACCCACAACCAACCACATGGCATACGCGCAAACATGTAGCCGCGCACCCCGGGCGTAATATCAAAGCCGACCTCAGGGCACAACCCACTTCTGGGTGCCCTGCAAGACAAAGTTCAACCCCCTCCATTTCTCACTAACAACAATAAATCGACCTTCGGGTCGCGGGAGATTTCTGTGCTCAAGAAAAGTGCGCTGGGCTGGCCGAAGATTGCCGGCCTCGGAATTGCGTTGGTGGTGGCCGGGCAGTTTTCCGGCTGGAACTTCGGGCTGGCGGCCGGTGGCTGGCTGAACATGTTGATCGCCACGTTGTTGATGGCCCTGCTCTGCGGCGGCCTGGCGTTGTGCGTGGCGGAGCTGTCCACCGCGCTGCCCAGCGCTGGCGGCGTGTTCGTCTATGCGCAAAGCGCCTTCGGGCCGTTTGTGGGTTATCTCGTTGGCGTGGCCTGTGCCCTGGCGTTGACCATCGGCACCGGCGCGGCCGCGACCTTTATCTGCGCCTACACCGAATCGATTTTCGGCCTTGGTGGCTGGCCGGTGAAGATCGCCCTGTTCGCGGTGATCATCGGCATCCACATGCGCGGCGTCGGTGAAGCCATGGGCCTGACGTTCATTGCCGGTGTGATCGCCGTGGTGGCCCTGCTCACGTTTGGCGTGGCCATGGCGCCCCATGTCGAACTGGCCAATCTGCTGACATTGCCGGCCAACGTGGCAACACCGGTCAGCCTCGGTGGCATCTTTGCCTGCGTACCGTTCGCGATCTGGTTGTTCATCACCGTCGAGCAAACCGGCTCGGCAGCCGAGGAAGCACACAACCCCGGTCGCACCATGCCCCGGGGCATTCTGGCGGCGATCGGCACCTTGTTGGTGACCGCGCTGGTGGTACTGGTGTGCGCACCGGGCGCTGGTGGTGTCGAGCTGGTGGGTTCGGCGGGTGATCCGCTGTACGCGGCGATGTCCAGCAACAGCGCCTTCGGTGAAGGCTCCTGGTTGGCCAAGGTGATTGGTTGCGGCGCGGTGTTCGGGCTGATCGCGACCTTCTTCTCGCTGGTGTACGCCGCATCCCGTCAACTGTTCGCCATGGCCCGCGATGGCCTGTTCCCGCAATGGCTCGGCAAGACCGGCAAGCGCGGCACGCCTTACCCGGCGCTGTTGCTGATCGGCGTGATCGGCCTGCCGCTGTCGGAGGTCGACCCGGCCACCGTCATGCTCGCGGTCGTGCTGCTGCTCAACGTTTGCTACCTGTTGATCTTCGGCGCGTACCTGCATATCAAACGCAACCAACCGGACCTGCCACGGCCGTTCACCCTGGTCGGCGGCAAGCTGGTGGCCTGGCTCGGCCTGGCCCTGACGCTGGTGGTGATCGCCGCCTGTTTCCAGCTCGACATGCTGATGCTGATCGCCCTCGCGGTGACCTTCACCCTGTGCATTCTCAACTACCTGCTGCGCAACCGCCGCACCACCGTCATCGAGGTTCCAGACCATGCCTGAAGACACTCTGCTGCAACGCCGCCATCGCGTGCTCGGCAGCGCCTCGCCGC includes these proteins:
- a CDS encoding tripartite tricarboxylate transporter permease, with the protein product MDILSSLAMGFSSALTPINLMWGFIGCLLGTAIGVLPGIGPALTVALLLPITAKVDPTGALIMFAGIYYGAQFGGSTTSILLNTPGESSSMVTALEGNLMARNGRAGPALATAAIGSFVAGTIATILLTLFAPIVARLALNFGPTEYFAILVLSFTTVSAVLGASMLRGFASLGVGLTIGLIGLDSTSGIARYTLGVPELVDGIEVVLVAVGLFAVGEALYSLLYQTESNEGRHRLTSLWMTRADWKRSVPAWLRGTLIGFPFGSIPAGGAEIPTFLSYSTERKLSKYPKEFSANKGEGAIEGVAGPEAANNASATGSLVPLLTLGIPTSATAAILLAAFQNYNLQPGPMLFETSAELVWTLVASLYIGNVILLVLNLPLVGLWVKLLQIPRPYLNAGILVFATIGVYGMRHSSFDLILMLAIGWGGVLMRRFDFPVAPVIVGMLLGPMAEKQLRNALSISQGDWTVFLTQPISAFFLALTLLVLVVPHVLHKRGIKLHEDD
- a CDS encoding tripartite tricarboxylate transporter TctB family protein, with translation MSTQRAVVPTQLAVGIGLIAISVVLAIGAHRFPPEMGFVILPAYVYPYVVAAFLGAVGLLLGYQAVSGGFRELENDTATVPGGKAGAAWVTAGLVGVAVLINLIGFVLAAGLLFACSARGFGSRHPLRDLAIGIALTLPIYWLFNAGLGVSLPSLINIWL
- a CDS encoding tripartite tricarboxylate transporter substrate-binding protein, coding for MSALIRRFSRFSRFSRCMAAGLTAAVLVAPAFALDTVKFMAPGSVGGGYDQTARVLGKAMVEANTAKAVTFENKGGAGGTLGLAQFANSTKGDPNALLVVGAIMVAGIEQNKPQISLKDVTPIARLFTEYNVIAVRKESEYKTLDDLIKAFKANPTSITWGGGSKGSVDHIGIAELAGKLDVPVNKVNYVAFGGGGEVVAQALGGQLKVITGGYAELGQYIKTGQFRVLAIGAPERVPGIDAPTLKESGYDVTIGNWRGVYGAAGLTPEQRKEVIDAVVAATNSKVWQDNIQTNAWTPSVLTGDEFGKFVEEEHVRLHAMLVKVGLL
- a CDS encoding DUF3772 domain-containing protein; the encoded protein is MRNVLKSMIHVAFAVLAASPGWLLAGDMADTPAPAALAPAPAPAAPIISISDSELLGVQNQLNSLKQQVSLATNYTQLESAQDLVQVLTQDIERLSTSLLPGQAQLQAQLNVLGPVPLDENAQVTTAIASQRDALGEQKDKIDSQLKTLAALKVSAGELITQIASIRRSLLEAEVTQQTSSILNPSFWSPLFNLPIDDRQRFSALIEQLETTHRAAWQPGQRGITAALLILALAVWTMGRKLAGRALAWLCIHRMPEGRLRRSSLALASVVATVLTAGIALQLLHFAGTRQLPYTPLLADLAQYLEKLAYTCVLITGLSRALLSTKHPSWRLPDIADPVALAMEPYPRLLASLLLVLVTLVQMSNVIGMSAEVVLFGRGVVALVAALVIGALLLRVSKTRRDLIIAGEAPEGVTTFAGLIYTFTGAAVVVSLFALLIGYVTMARFITYEMVWIFIICAGFYLLAQVYQDTCDYVFSPRQPTGKAIKQLLGIGNPRLEQICTVMSGAGRAILMLIGVIALFVGGVGTTLGQLVTGTVAILGGEGLRKLNIVPDNLLNAVLALVIGIYLIRSFRRWLDNEFLPKTEMDPGMCASLSTLFANIGYASVVLLTLSSLGVKWTNLAWIVSALSVGIGFGLQEIVKNFISGLILLTERPVKVGDLISISGVEGDIRRINVRATEIQLADRSIMIVPNSHLISQNLRNVTLGGSAQGVVTLELMFPLDIDPEEVQNLLYDTFTEHESILDKPVPYLRFSQLKPEGITLTITGYVSSPRTVSAIKSELLFEVLKRLGAAGIELAKPPPTA
- a CDS encoding aldehyde dehydrogenase family protein; translation: MSNVEILPQVAAFLERRHGCFIDGQWVLAEGDRIAVVNPATGQTLCETLDAPLELVERAVQSSHKAFKSGVWSSLRPADRERILLNFTRLVEEHAEELAQLETLSQGKSINMARALDLNATVEFMRYMSGWATKIEGQTFDVSIPLPPGAKFTAFTKREPVGVVVGIVPWNFPLLIAAWKLMPALATGCTVIIKPAMETPLTAMRLAELALEAGIPAGVFNVVTGGGASVGGVLTKHPLVSKVSFTGSTAVGKSVGVACMENMTRFSLELGGKNPMIVLADADIEKAVQGAILGGLLNNGQVCAAASRFYVHRSIHDQFVEALAAVVSSMPIGAGMNCEAAINPLVSRKQQQSVLKHIELARQQGARVVTGGELLEGDGFFVQPTILADIDHSMAVAREEVFGPVLGVMPFDDEDAVIELANDNRYGLAASLWTNDLGKAMNLVPRIEAGTVWVNAHVLLDPAMPFGGVKQSGMGREFGRAVIEAYTELKSVCIAH
- a CDS encoding c-type cytochrome; the protein is MFTSLRLPLIGLLSFTLAQAVSAAECAPDTRRGGEVFATECSVCHAVTKGTTGMMGPNLFGVYGRKSGSLAGFSYSQAMRDKDVDWQAENITQLITQPQAFVPGTYMPYMGLASADDRQAVACFLKEQH
- a CDS encoding amino acid permease, coding for MLKKSALGWPKIAGLGIALVVAGQFSGWNFGLAAGGWLNMLIATLLMALLCGGLALCVAELSTALPSAGGVFVYAQSAFGPFVGYLVGVACALALTIGTGAAATFICAYTESIFGLGGWPVKIALFAVIIGIHMRGVGEAMGLTFIAGVIAVVALLTFGVAMAPHVELANLLTLPANVATPVSLGGIFACVPFAIWLFITVEQTGSAAEEAHNPGRTMPRGILAAIGTLLVTALVVLVCAPGAGGVELVGSAGDPLYAAMSSNSAFGEGSWLAKVIGCGAVFGLIATFFSLVYAASRQLFAMARDGLFPQWLGKTGKRGTPYPALLLIGVIGLPLSEVDPATVMLAVVLLLNVCYLLIFGAYLHIKRNQPDLPRPFTLVGGKLVAWLGLALTLVVIAACFQLDMLMLIALAVTFTLCILNYLLRNRRTTVIEVPDHA